The Entelurus aequoreus isolate RoL-2023_Sb linkage group LG08, RoL_Eaeq_v1.1, whole genome shotgun sequence genome segment tccatgcctaagtgcttgattttatacacctgtggccgggccaggtgattaggacacctgactctgatcatttggatgggtggccaaatacttttggcaatatagtgtataaataatgcctctctgATAGGGCCAGAGATTGCATCATCAAAAATCTGAAAGGATACAGTtcttgtaaggactcctgatccATACTTGTTAtaaaaaataagtgttttaagGTTATGAGCCTCATCATGCACACCTCAACAATAAGTCGACGTCAGCTTCACTTTTGTCAACTCTTTATTAATGAAGAAACCATGTTGAGCAAAGAGTTTATATGATGAGCAGGATGTTTATGCTTTAGTCTCATGGGCGCATAAACACAGCTGGCATGTCATCACGTGGAGGTGATTGTCCCCTGATGGCTGCTACCTCTTCACTGACGAGGGGCGACTGTCTAATTGAGGAAGAAGCGAACGCCGACTCGTTGAGAGGAACAGATCATGGGATGGTCAATGCCTTCAGGGTCTCCAGAGACAAATTCAACTTAAACCATTCCAACACCTGCGGAGGAGAACAATAAATTAATCGTTGAATCCTACAAATACAGAAGATGTGTTCAAATTTGACCTCTGACCTGAGCGCCGACTGGCAGCCGTCTGTTTTTTGAGGACCTTCACACACACTTTCGTGAGACATTTAATCTGGTATTGTTTGGCAACTTCCAGCAGAGACTGGACTTTGCTAATATCCGCTGGAACCCTGGCATTCACACAAACAATATTACAATTCACAAAACATTCAACTTTCACACATCATTTTTTGGTGTGCTAAATATATACACTGTGGGATTTAAATAAGCTCTACTCTTTCCTACTCATTTGTGAACATGAATTTTGCAAATGTAACCAGAGTGTCATTTGTTAGGCCTTAAaacctcttatttccaaaattgtgtacactactgaattaggGTCCTAtgtgcttatgtggacacttatactgccatctggtggtgtcagaagagtataacatactgtatataatggaatttggaaaaaaaagtgtaaaaataagaattattatgtcactaaacatgaagtacacgtttgttacttatggaataagtacatcatatcaaaagatgattctaagtttttattctaattagggtccaataagcccaaatagcaaagagaaataaaaaaaagtatgtaaacaaacagcttggccttaagaggttttaaattaaagcatgtctaaaacaaataaaacataccATACGTTAAAGTCAACCTGTGATGACAAAAAGGCAGTGTGATGATACCCATACACAGGTATCATACACATGATACCCATACACAGGTTATTGAATGTAACATAGTGCCAAATGTACAGGCGGCTTACACTTGTGtgttatggaggttaatttgtgtctttattacaaaagctttttttttggacactgaatttgtgTAACTTCATTTTTTAAGTTTAAATTTAGTGAACtgattataaaaacatttttacatcaaattatgctgacaatttcatggtATAAACAAAAATTAATGAGCAACATTGATGTGTTTAAAGATTTGGTTCGTTAAATTACAGtgctttaaaattcagtgtgaaaacgtTCAGGGTATAAAaatccagtgtataaaaattcaagaAAATAATTTGTTGCAAATTTTTTTTGATTAAGACTTAACTTCAACCTTGTGGGTGCAGCCTTCTCTGAACAAGTCATAACCCAAAAACAATGTCTACACAAAAAAACGAAtttgcaacccccccccccaaaattttGCAATCCAAAAATTTGGTTGGTTGCATTTTTGCTAGCAAAactgttgcaatttttttttcttcggtTAAGACACAGCTTCAATCTGGTGGGGGCCTCCTATGAACAATATGTTGGAAACCTTTTTATTGGTCATATGATGGTGTGACCATATCGTTTACATTTCAACCCATACGAGTACTAAATCAGCATTTAAAAAACATTGCTCAAACGATGCCTTAACTTAAAGAAAACACatgcacatttttgtaaaaaaacaaaccacaaaaacatttttatcctTTTTCTCAATTTGTGACATTGAGGTTAAACAGACTAGTAATTTAAATACTTCAActatataaaataaattatataaattaaaaTGATGAAATCTGGACTGCATGGAGTGACTACAACTTTGAATATGCAAACTAAGGCGAACAGCAGAgttgtttattttctttttaaatgaaTGCACACATGCTAATATCACCTTTTCAATGcttatgatgtgcatttattaatgTGAAATTACCAGTCAGTCTCCATACTCAGTGATCCCCaaacaccggtccggggaccggccgtgacgcatttgctaccgggccgcacagaaacaataatttacaaactaccgcattttctccgacttaactttcgcctgtcccactgaacacaccaataagcttgttaatagattacaactcctttgttatagtacataggacaatgcacattaatggacatataaaatcttaatgtgccagattgtagccaaaagcTCATTTttcatgcaatttttttttttgctgttttttcatCTGCCACACGTAAGAAGCTGGTCCATGAAAATAATGCACGCATTAAACCGGTACCTGGTTGAacaaaggttggggaaccctgtcCATACTCATCtttgtactgacgtatgcattgacctgatcaaaaCCTATACAACAACCAGCGCTGCCTTTCAGGGAACCATCCACAGTTAAGGTTAAAGGAGCATGTGCACAGCCGGTGAAAAACATTATTACTAATCACCCCCACGTGATGAAGACAGCGCaggaacaacacaaacataacaggaagtggaaacaaaataagagctcaagaaAGGAATTCAACCAAAAACAGGAAACAAACACCCAAAAACACCCAAAGCCTGGCCTAACAGACCGTAAAAGCTTTAGAGCTGGAGCGAGCTTGACTTGAGTGGGCGTTGAGACAAGAAGCTGATCCTCCATCTCCAGCTCCATCAGCGCCTTCCGGTACCACTTATCCATCCATGCCACACTACTTATGCGGTGAGTCCCTCGTAGGAGGACGCAGACCTTCAGGATGTTGCAGATTGACAGTAGGCAGAACTGGCGGTAGCGCTATCTCCGGAAGTGAAGCTGACGGCGCCCTCGCTGGTGAAGAGATGGAAGGCGACTTTGATGGAAGGAGCTGTGCATCCCCAGTTGCACAGCTGCGAGTCTTAGCCTCTCGCCCAAGAAGCGTATTCCAGATGCTGTCTCAAGCTAGAGGGAGGAGCTGTTGATCCACAAACTCAACTGAGGCAGAAGCCAAGAGTGGGTGAGTTTTGGGAAGCCGGGTCGCCGGGATGCTGGAACCACACCAGGAAAACTGTGAAGCGGGTGAGGTGGGAGGAGCTTGACCCCTGGCCAATTGTGGCCGACTGGCTGTTCCAGGCAAAGAAAAATTGTCCAAACTGAGCACCTCACGTGCGCGCACCTCCTCACGCATCCGCGGCTTGTCGTCTGATGTGCGTGTGCCTGCGGTGTACCGTAAAAGAAATGAGATGGCTCTGAGCCAAGGCTACGCTGGGTGACAGCTCAAGCTGCGTACACCGATGCCAGGTGAGCGTGAACCGCACGGCAATTTGTTGGTGGGATCATTATGTTAGGTCTGCTCTTTGTAGCTGGGGTCGTGACCTCAAAAAGCAGAAGACAGCAGGCAACGTGCAGTTAGCGGGTATTTATGTCCATAAATCCAGAATAAAACTTAAAATACAgcgggggtaaaaaaaaaaaaaaagcacagaaaacacatgaaaaaaaatCCAGCTGACGTAGAGCTAATAaccaacaaaagtagtttagcaAGATTTAAGTATCCACTAACTGTGCTGGTGACGCCACACATCCATAGGCAATGATCCCACACCGACAAAGAAAAGTGACTGGCTTAAAAACATTGTTACTAATAACAGGTGATGAAGACAGCGCCAGGCAGCAGTATGAAACCAGTGCAGggacaacacaaacaaaagagGAAGTGgatacaaaataagagcacaagaaaggaaaaaacacccaaaaactaaacaaagaatGGCCTGGCCTAACAGATCGTAACACTATCATATCATGCATGGTTGAAATAGATTGAATTCAAATAAACAAACGATAACCCGATTTGTTCCATATAGGTTTAGTGTGCAGGGGTCAGGATATAATATGTACTAATACATCTCATGTACATCTGTAAGTGTTGTGTGTTCTTACTGAGAGGTGTAGATAAATTCTAACAGCAGTTCAATGATCTCGGGGTCGACACTACGGAGTTCCACCTCATAGGACTTGGACTCCAACATACTGGCTGCAAGTGAgagaaaaattaaaagttagaAAAAGAGCGAAACATAAATAGTTAAATAAGTAATAAAGAAACCGATATGAAAATACAAATGAACAAATGGGCACTTGCATTTGCATACAAATCAcacaaatttattattttttgtttaaattatatATCTAATTAATGATTAAATAATATAGATGCAAATCTCTCCAGGGTGTCCTCTTCATCATACATACCAATTGCTTTACAGAGCAGAGTTATTTGGGTTTCACGTTACTTAGCGACAAAGGCTCTGCCCACATCTTATTGGACAGCCTAAAaaacatccatctattttctaccgcttgtcccttacaggggcaaagggggtgctggagcctatcccagtttatCATCGCCCATTAAGAGGAGTTTGTCAGATTACAACCTAAAATGGCCAGTCCAAACATAATTTCCGGGATGGAATTTTTTGCTGTGCAAACTTTGGATATTCTTCATTTAGACCTTCAAAATTGAGAGTAAACATGgcgaaaaatttaataaaaatgatGGTCTCTATCATGCACTGTCTGCTAAAAACAAATGGCCTGATCTACTGaaggtttgtgtgtattaaaactagagatgtccgataatggcttttttgccgatatccgatattccgatattgtccaactcttaattaccgattccgatatcaaccgataccgatatatacagtcgtggaattaacacattattatgcctaattttgttgtgatgccccgctggatgcaattaaacaatgtaacaaggttttccaaaataactcaactcaagttatggaaaaaaatgccaacatggcactgccatatttattattgaagtcacaaagtgcattattttttttaacatgcctcaaaacagcagcttggaatttgggacatgctctccctgagagagcatgaggaggttgaggtgggcggggttggggatagcggggggtgtatattatagcctcccggaagagttagtgctgcaaggggttctgggtatttgttctgttgtgtttatgttgtgttacggtgcggatgttctcccaaaatgtgtttgtcattcttgtttggtgtgggttcacagtgtggcgcatatttgtaacagtgttaaagttgtttatacggccaccctcagtgtgacctgtatggctgttgatcaagtatgccttgcattcacttgtgtgtgtgaaaagccgtagatattatgtgactgggccagcacgcaaaggcagtgcctttaaagtttattggcgccctgtacttctccctacgtctgtgtaccactccgtacagctgcgttttaaaaagtaataaattttactttttgaaaccgatacagataatttccgatattacattttaaagcatttatcgacatctctaattaaaacatgtgcaaacttgatagtgcATGCAAAGCTGATTTACTAGCCTGTGCACCAAAGAGTCcccgcaggcacaagacattgatacaacgttgattatgcgTATCTTTTACaagtgactttgaaacaacattgcaaaatagttgtatttgtacattgagacaacgttgatgtctaatgttggatccacgttgttggttgggaagtgactaaatttcaatggtcaaatcaaggtcaaaacctgacattgaataaatgttgtcaaaaaagcatgttgtttcaacgttgtatttgtgttgtagaatattggttgggaaatgacaaaattaaacgtcgtcaaaaagcatgttgtttcaacgttatgtttgcgtTGCTGAACGTCAGGACgttattcaacaagttctcaacgttgttttaatgtcttgtgtctgTTGCGATATCTCTTAcatgagcaaaatagagagcgcGATTCAATTAGCGTGTCTttcttcatgtatatgcagaatatatgctgattatcagaacgccCGCAAtactgggagggggggggggggcatgcaaATATATTCATTTAGCACTCGCAATGTGATCTAGtaagactgaaactgttctgcagtCACTGTTTTTTGTCCATATTCAGCACATCTGGAATGTGTGTGCAAACGAGCACATTTATGCGCACAAATGTCTGAGAAAAAAAAGACGATTAATGGAGAAAATATTCTGTCTGTGTGCGCATCAAAATATTTGGACCATCAGAAATAAagtatatcatctattcagcaaaCATTTTGTAATTTCATAGTTGCtggatgacttttttttgtttttaatgatgtTCGTTTTTTCACATATGGAATAACTtccttcattatgcattttcttccgcCTGGATCATCACTACACCGCAATGCATTCCAGAGCGCAACTTAATCTACTAAAGTTAGGTTCTGttgtctatatcagtggttctcaaatggggttacgcgtacccctgggggtacttgaaggtatgccaaggggtacgtgagatttttttaaaatgtctgtcaaaaagaactgtgaaaagaaatgcaacaatgcaatattcagtgttgacagctagattttttgtggacatgttccataaatattgatgttaaagatttcttttttttttgtgaagaaatgtttagaattaagttcatgaatccagatggatctctattacaatccccaaagagggcactttaagttgatgattacttctatgtgtagaaatctttatttataattgaatcacttatttatttttcaacaagtttttagttattttgatatctttttttccaaatagttcaataaagaccacaacaaatgagcaatattttgcactcttatacaatttaataaatcagaaactgatgacatagtgctgtattttacttctttatctctttttttcaaccaaaaatgctttgctctgattagggggtacttgaattaaaaaaatgttcacagggggtaggtacatcactgaaaaaaggttgagaaccactggtctatatcAGTATTTTTTAACCATGGTTGGGCCGTGAatgccccctagagggccgccacaaaatatctgtttctcagctgtggtccgtatgggcggcagcggtactcggttgtaatacacctttccaccacttgtggcagtaatgacaatctcaaacagacAGAAGAAGTCAGaggagtttcttaagcgcaaacattatgactgacgtggtgaagctgtattttcatttgcactgtaATTTTATCGACAGTTAATCtcagaaaaatatatattattgttattattcatgattaatttagttagaatgtatttattttagcaccgcATTACAATGTACATTTATTCTTCATCAGTTTTTAGGAGTCCATTctcttgcagtatatttgattagtatttgttTGTATTcatcctgacctaagcctaattaAATCTGTGATtaaaacatgctttcatatcatttgacaaggtctaTCTTGTTAAACTGTGagtaagttagatataattattgaatacaatcaAAATAAAGAGTAAGGgtattaattcagtgttaatatttgagtggctgtctgtagtggaaaagttgggccccaaggttaaaaaggttaagaacccctggtctaAATCACACTTTATACAACTcatatattatatttgtgtgcttCATGAGGTTGGACAATATGATatgccataaatgtggaggggaatgagtgtctccatggtgacagccgttACAATACATGCAAAAACCttgtttaaataaggcggtctgcaccacttttgtactGGTTATCGATTCTAAATGTAGTCTTAGTAGCTCAAACGTTTTCACACACTATTtgatcctactcagtggcctagtggttagagtgtccgccctgagatcggtaggttgtgagttccaaccccggccgaatcgtaccaaagactataaaaaaaatgggacccattacctccctgcttggcactcagcatcaagggttggacttgggggttaaatcaccaaaaatgattcccgggcgtggcaccgctactgcctactgctcccttacatcccagggggtgatcaaggaggatgggtcaaatgcaaaggacaaatttcaccacacctagtgtgtgtctgtgacaatcatgggtacttcaactttaacttagtagatcaggcccaatgTCGTCAGTATAAACAATGTTCCCTCGCCACTTCAGAGTCTCAGTGCATTACACATTTTATAGTACAACTGAGTACATTGACATGTGAGTACACATTTaagtttttatgtaaaaattatgTAAGTTTTAGAGTGTATGAAGAGAGCATagaaagtgtttataagtgtgtgtgaaagCTGTGTGGAGGGGCTTATAAAGATTTTATATGCATaaaaaccgtattttccggacttatttccccacgctttgaaccTTCCCCCAGCTTATAAAATGGCGCAGCTAGTTTATGCATTTTTCTTCCCAAACGTCCATTATGTTTAGTAttgaacaaatagttttcatacggACACTGaatagtgtgttattgtttgtgctatggcgccatcttttggacaagtttgcttttTGGGGCGGtaaagctcggttggtagagtggccgtgccggcaacttgagggttccaggttcgatccccgcttccgccatcctgccgttgtgtccttgggcaagacactttacccacctgctcccagtgccacccacactggtttaaatgtaacttagatattgggtttcactatgtaaaaagcgCTATGagccactagagaaaagcgctatatactgtaaatataattcacttcactcgcTGCAGGTGCTGTTAGTTTGACAGTGTATTACCTGTTTCGAGCCTTCTACCGGAACTACaaccgtccgtagcgtttctgctcgaaatgattcttcattcatccaagcaaggtttgtaagttttacaatataactaaaacaattcatactgacTAAACTGTACGGTGTGTAatttctgtaggagtgttttcatgcatatttgaacatactattgtaatgtaatcaagctagcgtcgttagcattagcgaatatgctaacacgtttaaaagtgtctgtgttagcgttATTAATttccaatggcattctttttgtactgtttcagtttcgtaagttccccaaaacgtcactgtgaaatttttgagtttgtttagctgattggagagctagcttccgcagctcttGGGtctatgatgatgacttctgttttgtttaaaggcctactgaaatgaaattgttttatttaaacggggatagcagatccattctatgtgtcatacttgatcattttgcgatattgccatatttttgctgaaaggatttagtatagagcaacgtcgataaagttcgcaacttttcgtctgattaaaaaaaaaaaaaccttgcccctaccggaagtagcgtgacggtgtcagttgttcacttcctcatattttcctattgttttcaacgcagctagagctattcggaccgagaaagcgacgattaccccattaatttgagcgaggatgaaagattcgtggatgaggtacgttagagtgacggactagaatgcagtgaaatacatatattttttcgctctgaccgtaacttaggtacaagctggctcattggattccacactctctcctttttctattgtggatcacggatttgtattttaaaccacctcgggtactatatcctcttgaaaatgagagtcaagaacgcgaaatggacattcacagtgacttttatctccacgacaatacatcgacgaagctctttagcatgagctaacgtgatagcatctgtctcaaatgcagatagaaacaaaataaataaatccctgactggaaggatagacagaagatcaaaaatactattaaaccatgtacatgtaactacacggttaataattctcagcctggcaaagcttaacaatgctgttgctaacgacgctaaggctaacttagcaaccggacctcacagagctatgataaaaatattagcgctccacctacgccagccagcgctcatctgctcatcaacacccgtgctcacctgcgttctagcgatcgacggcgcgacgaaggacttcaccccaacacatatgtggttggcggctagcatcggctggcgcatctgctatccaagtaagtccttcttgttgtgttgctacagccagccgctaatacaccgatcccacctacaactttcttctttgtaatctccattgttcattaaacaaattgcaaaagattcaccaacacagatgtccagaatactgtggaaatatgaaataataacagatcttttttgtattgtattcaatggggaaggcatacctctgttcccctggctacgtcacgcgcatacgtcatcctccaaaggctttttcaaccggaagtttagcgggaaatttaaaattgcactttataagttaacccggccgtattggcatgtgttgcaatgttaagatttcatcattgatatataaactatcggactgcgtggtcggtagtagtgggtttcagtaggcctttaatcagccattttactgctgtgttacaggcactgtttggaaataattaaggtatgtaaataaacatttacaaaatattgcataccggtatataccgtaatttccggactataagccgctactttttcccctcgttctggtccctgcggcttatacaacggtgcggcttatttacggcctgttcttctccgacacagacgaagaggatttcggtggttttagtatgcaggaggaagacgatgacacaatgattaaagactgacttttcatataccggtaggctggttattttgataacgtacaggcgagcactttgtattacttcgcaccgttgtattatttgtactctgcaagaatgctgttcgccatgtcaaagatgtgaaagtttgattgaatgattgaaagatttatagttaataaatgggacgctttgcgttcccaaacagtcctctctgtcccgacaatcccctccgtggtagcaggaacccctatatactacggtaattacacatcaaaaccctgcggcttatagtcgggtgcggcttatatatggagcaatctgtattttcccctaaatttagctggtgcggcttatagtcaggtgcggcttatagtccggaaattacggtgtccatccatccattttctatcgc includes the following:
- the LOC133654985 gene encoding kelch-like protein 7 isoform X2, which encodes MASRSKTDDVEDGHFDSIMGTLCDVCLVVQSKQFPAHRIVLAAASKFFKLMFTTSMLESKSYEVELRSVDPEIIELLLEFIYTSQVPADISKVQSLLEVAKQYQIKCLTKVCVKVLKKQTAASRRSGVGMV
- the LOC133654985 gene encoding kelch-like protein 7 isoform X1, which codes for MASRSKTDDVEDGHFDSIMVGMNNLRKQGTLCDVCLVVQSKQFPAHRIVLAAASKFFKLMFTTSMLESKSYEVELRSVDPEIIELLLEFIYTSQVPADISKVQSLLEVAKQYQIKCLTKVCVKVLKKQTAASRRSGVGMV